The following coding sequences lie in one Lolium perenne isolate Kyuss_39 chromosome 2, Kyuss_2.0, whole genome shotgun sequence genomic window:
- the LOC127336813 gene encoding uncharacterized protein, which produces MRERATRASSTPRSLHYWRLPQPPSVMEKLLTVVLASSLLLLATLAGHASSRSFLHPSALDTQRGHVLGRKGREEPAYPHYRREGELKEQHEVAAMEVKIDAERKDGGGEEEDEDAGAVTEGLISSEDYSGVAMHDRSSPPAHKKKKHP; this is translated from the exons ATGAGAGAGCGTGCTACACGAGCATCCTCCACTCCTCGCTCTCTCCATTATTGGCGGTTGCCACAGCCACCATCCGTCATGGAAAAGCTGCTCACCGTAGTGCTTGCTTCAAGCCTTCTTCTCTTAGCCACTCTTGCAGGCCATGCCTCCTCTAGATCTTTTCTTCACCCCTCCGCTCTTGACACTCAACGAGGACATGTTCTAGGTCGCAAGGGCAGAGAGGAACCGGCATACCCTCATTACCGGCGTGAAGGCGAGCTCAAGGAGCAGCATGAG GTAGCAGCGATGGAAGTGAAGATCGATGCGGAGAGAAAGGACGGAGGgggagaggaggaagatgaggacgCCGGAGCCGTCACGGAAGGGCTGATCTCCAGCGAGGACTACAGCGGGGTGGCCATGCACGACCGCAGCTCCCCGCCGGCGCACAAGAAGAAGAAGCATCCATAG